A window from Opitutia bacterium ISCC 52 encodes these proteins:
- a CDS encoding TIGR02597 family protein: MRLAKLSRLPLLIAILGSFSINAFAIDATTNPVGVIQVTALGDSDTILSIPLKQPAVFNGVVNSASGATLTAEGSPGWDVDEWAGTHYGFFRSGAAAGNYAGISSNTANAITFDVEEDISDLVQGVSFSIHPFWTLDLLFPEGAGVNASTSHAMRDSEIFIPSFGEGINLAADSTYYYYDGSWRKIGGDLSGDFGGTVLLPDSYFVLRNDLTSTTVTFTGEVVMGDLGLPLVFQDSSQQDNLVGLQRPIEMSLDESGLAASGVFATGDELLVWDNAQAQQNRLAADATVYTWDGAKWVKDGGSEDVGAELVFTPGTGFIIRKATGAEVNEVNWVNNPNYVNQP, encoded by the coding sequence ATGAGATTAGCTAAGTTGTCCCGCCTCCCCCTCTTGATCGCAATATTGGGGTCATTTTCTATAAATGCCTTTGCCATTGATGCCACTACGAACCCGGTAGGAGTTATTCAAGTAACTGCTCTTGGAGATTCTGATACGATCCTTTCTATACCTTTGAAGCAGCCAGCTGTATTCAATGGTGTGGTCAATTCCGCTAGTGGTGCTACCCTTACTGCGGAAGGAAGTCCTGGTTGGGATGTCGACGAATGGGCGGGCACTCACTACGGATTTTTCCGTTCGGGAGCAGCAGCAGGCAATTATGCAGGTATCAGTTCAAATACCGCTAACGCAATCACTTTTGACGTTGAGGAGGATATTTCAGACCTGGTTCAAGGCGTCAGCTTCTCAATTCATCCATTCTGGACACTTGATCTTCTTTTTCCTGAAGGAGCAGGAGTTAACGCGTCTACGTCTCATGCAATGCGTGACAGTGAAATCTTTATTCCTTCCTTTGGTGAAGGCATCAATTTGGCTGCGGACTCAACCTATTATTATTATGATGGTAGTTGGCGCAAAATCGGGGGAGACCTTAGCGGTGACTTCGGTGGAACAGTTTTACTCCCTGACTCTTACTTTGTTTTGCGTAATGATTTAACGTCTACGACAGTGACATTTACTGGTGAAGTGGTTATGGGTGATCTCGGTTTGCCTTTGGTTTTCCAAGACTCCTCACAACAAGACAATTTAGTCGGTCTTCAACGTCCTATTGAAATGTCACTAGATGAATCAGGACTAGCTGCTAGTGGTGTATTTGCAACAGGAGATGAGCTTCTTGTATGGGACAATGCCCAAGCTCAGCAGAATCGACTCGCAGCCGATGCTACCGTATACACTTGGGACGGTGCTAAATGGGTAAAAGATGGCGGAAGCGAAGATGTGGGCGCCGAATTAGTGTTTACTCCTGGAACTGGATTCATCATCCGAAAAGCTACTGGAGCAGAGGTTAATGAAGTTAATTGGGTTAATAATCCAAATTACGTCAACC
- the cimA gene encoding citramalate synthase: MSGNNSVLIYDTTLRDGTQGEGISFSATDKILITQKLDQFGVDYIEGGWPGSNPRDMAFFEEIKGVKLKHAKVAAFGSTRRAKLEAKDDPQIQLLLDAETEVVTIFGKTWLLHVTDVLRTTAEENLAMIEDSVRYLKESGREVIYDAEHFYDGYVDSSDYALKTLEAAERGGADFIVLCDTNGGKLVSEVESITKVVVDKFGSEKVGVHCHNDAGVGVAVSLAGIDIGATMVQGTMNGYGERNGNANLTSIIPNLVLKMDRDMNCRSRLNELRDLSLYIDDLANVRSDNRAPFVGASSFAHKGGVHANAALKVARSYEHIRPEEVGNRQRILVSDMSGRSSLMMKAKELGMEVEEKSPEMKAFLDQLKALEHKGYEYEAADASFKLLLSKFLKHHSPFFVLKGFRVIEGHRDDSQSVVSEATVKVEVNGQVNHCVAESTGPVSALYKAIRSALAVDFPAIMEVELRDFKVRILESENGVDAQTRVFIESTDGDEIWGTVGASDNIVAASLEALLDAAEYKLLKDENA, encoded by the coding sequence ATGAGTGGAAACAATTCGGTTCTTATCTACGACACGACCCTGAGAGATGGAACTCAGGGAGAAGGCATTTCATTTTCTGCTACTGATAAAATCCTAATTACGCAGAAATTGGATCAATTTGGCGTGGATTATATCGAAGGGGGATGGCCTGGATCTAATCCAAGAGATATGGCATTCTTTGAAGAAATCAAAGGGGTTAAACTCAAGCATGCCAAAGTTGCCGCTTTTGGTTCTACCAGGCGTGCAAAGCTAGAGGCTAAAGATGATCCTCAAATTCAGCTATTATTAGATGCTGAAACTGAGGTTGTGACCATTTTTGGGAAAACCTGGTTACTCCATGTAACTGATGTCTTACGTACCACGGCCGAAGAGAATTTGGCTATGATTGAAGATTCGGTCCGATATCTGAAAGAGTCGGGAAGGGAAGTGATTTATGATGCTGAACACTTCTACGATGGATACGTCGACAGTTCAGACTATGCATTGAAAACGCTCGAAGCTGCTGAACGAGGGGGTGCGGATTTTATTGTTCTGTGCGATACGAATGGCGGAAAGCTGGTATCAGAGGTGGAATCAATCACCAAGGTAGTAGTTGATAAGTTTGGTAGTGAAAAGGTCGGCGTCCATTGCCACAACGATGCTGGGGTTGGCGTAGCTGTAAGTCTCGCTGGAATTGATATCGGTGCTACCATGGTTCAGGGAACTATGAATGGGTATGGTGAGCGTAATGGGAATGCCAACCTGACATCAATCATTCCAAACCTGGTATTGAAGATGGATCGAGATATGAATTGTCGATCCAGATTGAATGAGCTTCGTGACCTTTCTCTCTACATTGATGATCTTGCCAACGTTCGATCTGACAACAGGGCTCCTTTTGTTGGAGCTTCTTCCTTTGCCCATAAAGGTGGAGTTCATGCGAATGCAGCCTTGAAGGTCGCTCGGAGTTACGAGCACATACGTCCGGAGGAAGTGGGGAACCGTCAGCGAATCCTCGTCTCCGACATGTCTGGAAGGAGTAGCCTGATGATGAAGGCAAAAGAGCTCGGGATGGAAGTTGAGGAAAAATCGCCTGAGATGAAGGCATTTCTAGATCAACTGAAAGCACTCGAGCATAAAGGCTATGAGTACGAAGCCGCTGATGCCTCATTTAAACTCCTGCTTTCAAAGTTCTTGAAGCACCACAGTCCCTTCTTCGTTTTGAAAGGATTCCGAGTGATTGAGGGTCACCGCGATGATTCTCAGTCTGTCGTCTCTGAGGCTACGGTGAAAGTCGAAGTTAATGGACAGGTAAATCATTGCGTCGCAGAGTCTACGGGCCCGGTGAGTGCTTTGTATAAAGCCATACGGTCAGCTCTTGCTGTGGATTTCCCGGCCATTATGGAAGTAGAGCTTCGAGATTTCAAAGTGAGAATCCTTGAGTCCGAGAATGGAGTAGACGCTCAAACCCGTGTTTTTATCGAATCCACCGACGGAGACGAGATCTGGGGCACGGTTGGAGCCAGCGATAATATTGTGGCTGCAAGTCTGGAAGCTTTGCTTGATGCCGCCGAATACAAGCTCCTTAAGGACGAAAACGCCTGA
- a CDS encoding threonine synthase, whose translation MKFVSTRGQTPAVSFSEAVALGLAPDGGLFVPEAMPDLSKHFSKWKDLGYEELCFEFLRHFATDIEPSVLREIVAKSYGKFDHEEIAPLKQLSPDLFILELFHGPTLAFKDFALQLLGNLYEYQIEKTRRPITVLGATSGDTGAAAIHGLLGKSGVRIFILYPDGRISPLQERQMACTGEGNVYPLAVEGSFDDTQKVLKEAFGDRAFREEVNLSAVNSINLARVLAQCVYYIHGYWRLPESVRASTEFVVPTGNFGNILAGWMVQQMGLPIGSFRVATNQNDILHRLFSSGNYVVHDVSPSLAPSMDIQVASNFERFIYFAEGENPEKVRNIMDAFKASGEYEFVDFDSSTFTSSRTTDTEIRDIITKLHQAHGYVADPHTACGLTGFDSGNPKVVLSTAHPAKFPETIIECIGSQPKHPSLEVLKTMPLVKHKVASDVDAVKTFIRQSI comes from the coding sequence ATGAAGTTTGTTAGTACTAGAGGTCAAACACCGGCTGTTTCATTTTCAGAAGCGGTTGCCCTTGGACTGGCTCCGGATGGTGGACTGTTTGTTCCCGAGGCAATGCCAGATCTAAGTAAGCATTTTTCGAAATGGAAAGATCTAGGATATGAAGAACTCTGTTTCGAATTCCTGAGGCATTTTGCTACGGATATTGAGCCTTCGGTTCTTAGAGAGATCGTCGCCAAATCTTATGGGAAGTTTGATCATGAAGAGATTGCTCCCTTGAAGCAACTGAGCCCAGACTTATTTATTCTAGAGTTGTTTCACGGTCCTACTCTGGCTTTTAAAGATTTCGCCCTTCAGCTTCTGGGGAACCTTTATGAATACCAAATAGAGAAGACCAGACGACCTATCACGGTCCTTGGGGCTACCTCGGGCGATACGGGGGCTGCTGCCATTCATGGACTGCTTGGCAAATCGGGTGTTCGCATTTTTATTTTATATCCAGACGGACGGATCTCTCCGCTGCAGGAAAGGCAGATGGCCTGCACGGGTGAAGGAAACGTTTACCCATTGGCTGTTGAGGGAAGTTTCGATGACACGCAGAAGGTATTAAAAGAAGCTTTTGGTGACCGAGCTTTTCGTGAGGAAGTCAACCTATCGGCTGTTAACTCAATTAACCTGGCCCGTGTTTTGGCTCAATGTGTCTATTATATACATGGATACTGGCGGCTTCCAGAATCTGTACGTGCGTCAACAGAGTTTGTGGTGCCTACCGGAAACTTTGGAAACATACTCGCTGGTTGGATGGTTCAGCAGATGGGATTGCCCATTGGTTCTTTCCGTGTCGCAACCAATCAGAATGACATTTTGCACCGGTTGTTTTCATCTGGAAACTATGTCGTTCATGATGTGAGTCCCAGTTTGGCTCCATCGATGGATATCCAGGTGGCTTCAAATTTTGAACGATTTATCTATTTTGCGGAGGGTGAGAACCCAGAAAAAGTCCGAAACATAATGGATGCTTTTAAGGCGTCCGGTGAATACGAATTCGTTGATTTTGATTCGAGCACCTTCACCAGCAGTCGGACTACGGATACGGAAATTAGAGATATCATTACTAAACTTCATCAGGCACATGGCTATGTAGCTGATCCGCATACTGCATGTGGTCTCACTGGCTTTGATTCTGGGAATCCGAAAGTTGTGCTATCCACTGCACATCCGGCAAAGTTTCCAGAAACAATTATTGAGTGTATAGGTTCTCAGCCGAAGCACCCCTCCTTGGAGGTATTGAAAACTATGCCTCTAGTGAAACATAAGGTTGCATCCGATGTAGATGCCGTAAAAACCTTCATCCGTCAGTCAATCTAG